The genomic segment GACGCCCTCCATCATGTCGCCGTCGGACGCGACGACGTACACATGGTGGTCGAAGGGGCTGCTGCCGGGCAGGGCGTCCGGGTCGAGCAGGCCACGCTCACGGCGGGCGGCGAGCGCCATGCCGACGGCACTGGCGAGCCCCTGGCCGAGCGGCCCGGTGGTGATCTCGACCCCCCGGGTGTGGCGGTACTCGGGGTGGCCGGGGGTGGCCGATCCCCAGGTGCGCAGCTCCTTCAGGTCCTGGAGTTCGAGGCCGTATCCGGCGAGGTACAGCTGGATGTAGAGGGTCAGGCTGGAATGCCCGCACGACAGGACGAACCGGTCCCGGCCGAGCCACTGGTCGTCGTTCGGATCGTGCCGCATGACCTGCTGGAACAGCAGATACGCCAGCGGCGCCAGGCTCATCGCGGTGCCGGGGTGCCCGTTGCCGGTCCGCTGCACGGCGTCCGCGGCCAGCGCCCGTACCGTGTCGACGGCCCGCACGTCGACATCCCCCCAGCCGGCCTCCCGGACCACCGGGAGCGCCAGCTCGGGGGCCCGGCGGGTGCCCCTCACCGGAGCCCCGGTCGCCGGAGCACCGGTCGCCGGGGTGCTGCTTGCGGGAGCACCGGTCGCCGGAGTGCCGGATTCGGGTCGCTCACTTGCCATGTCACTCTCCTCGATCTCGGACGCCCGCCAAGGCGGGACAGACGCCCGGCGAGGCGGGACGGATGGCCCGACGCGGACGACGGCTCCATCCAATGCTGTCCCACTTCGGGCGGAGCTGCCCTACTTACGCCATACGCCGATCCGGGCCCTTCCCTGTCGGGCTCGCCCTCGTGGCCCTTCCTGAGGACTCTCCCCGGTGGGCCTTCGGACGGGCTTCCCCGGCGGGCTCCTGACGGACTTGTTCGGCCTGCTTGTTCCGGGTGCCCTGTCGGGGGGAGCGCACGCGTGGGGGGCGCGTGTCTGTCATCCGCGGCTTCGGCGGGTCCTCGGGTCGCGGCCGTGGTGAGCCCGGACAAGGGCGCTGCCGAGGTCTTCTTCCGCAGCACCCTTGTGGGCCTGGTGGTGTCCCGCTCGTCCGTGCGGCCGGCGAGGGGGTCCAGCAGTCCCGCTCACCAGTTGGGGTCGAGATTCAACACCGCGTCCTCGTCCGCCATCCACCGGTCGAACTCCGTCTGGGTCACGAAGACGGGTTGGCCGCCGACCGCACAGGTCAGCTCGGCGAGGGCCGACAGCGCGCCGACCGGATCGCTCATCGCCAGCTCCTGGCGCACCTCGGAGAGTTGGGGGAGGACCACTGCGGTGGCATGCGTGGCCCGCTTGTCGTCCAGCTGCCCGATCGCATGGCTGAGCAGACCGGAGGTCGCGGACGCGGTGAGGAGTTCGCGTTCCAGGAGTTCGGTGGCATCGTCCTCGGCTCCACCCGCGCGAGCCGCGACCAAGGCGGCCTGCAGGCCCTGGACGACCAGCGCGGCGGTGGCCTGACCGACGAGTCCGCCGACCAGTGCCCCGACCACGGGCACGGGCACGACTGTCTGCGCCACCGCGCCGCATCCCCAGGTGAGAGCGGTGGTCAGTGTCGCCTCGCAGCTCAGAGCGGCGAACTCCCCCGTATCGATCCGGCCGCGGGCCAGGTCCAGCCCCGCTTCCGCTACGGCGTACGCGGCTCGGGCGGTCGCGAAGGCGAGGTCGCCGCCGCCGAGGACGGCCGGGAGGCGGCCGGCCCTCGCGGCACTTCGCACCAGCGAGCCCAACGACGCCAGACTCCCCGACCGAACCGCGGCACGTGCGGCGGCGGCCGAGGCGGTGAACGCGGCGCAGGCCGCAGAGGTCTCGCCGGCCCGTACGCGTGCCGCCTGCGTCGCGGCACTGGTGATGCCACCGATCAGCCCACCGACAGCGGCTCCGGCGGCCCCGGCGGCGAGGGCTTCGCCGCCGACTGCTCGGACGGCTTGCCCACGAGCCCAGCCCGCCGGGTTTCGCGCGGCACGGTGGACATCTGCGAGGTCGACCGGTGTACTGCTCACGCCGCCGTGGTCGAGGCGGTCCGACAGATGGGCTCGGGCATCCGAGTAGTCCGCGTACCGCACACCGTCGGGATTCATGGCCAACCGGCGGTCCAAGAGGTCGTCGACGGCTGCGACCCGGTCGGCTGCCACCAACCGGGTCATGCCCGCGTAGTGCTGCCGGGAGACCTGGTGAGCGGTTGCGGTGACACCATCCATCAGTTTGGCCTGCGCTTCACCCACGACAGTCCCGCCGTCGACGAGGTACAGGTCGGCCGCAGCGGTCTGCGATCCGCCTGCCATCCACTCGGTGACCCGGGCCCGGACCGAGGAACCGGCCATGATCGCACGCCTATTGAATGACAGCTCGTGCATCACCTCGAAGAGATGGCCCGCGCGTTGGGCGTTGGCGATGTTCACGTAGCGCTGCGCCAACTTCCGTACGGTCTCCTGCGTCCGCAGCGTCTCGACGGTCGCCGCCGCCAGCCGCCGGGTGGCCGCATCGGCAACGGCCCAGGCGGCGTGGTCGGCGCCATGGGGGATCGTGGAGCGTCCGGACGAGCCAGGCACGGAACTCACGACACGGTTTCCATCGCCTGCAGCCGGCTCTCGGCGTCGGCGACGACCTGCCCCGATTCCTCGGTCATCCGTCCGTCCGCGTCGGTAATCGGGCAACCCATGACCATGACCGCGAGCCCGGCGAGATCCACCATCGCCGCCACCTCCGCGCGCCGACCGGAGTCGTACCGGGCGAAGTCGTCGCACGCTTCGACCAGCCCGGTGAACGACGGCAGCCGTCTCACCATCATGAACCGAAGGTCCCGAAGGATGTGCCGCATGGCCTTGCTGCGGTCGTACACCGCGGACGCCGCGTCCTCCGCCTCGCTCATCTCCGTCTCGTACCGCTCCAGGGCCTGTGCCTTCTCCTGTTCACCGCGTCTGAGTCTGCGGCTCTGCCATTCCCCGATGGCAGCGAGCGAGAGGACGGCCGGAGCCGCGATGATCAGGGACAGCACCGTTGTCCCGGCCGCCACCCCGCCACCGCCCGCGGCAACAGACCCGCCGCCCATCCACGCGAGCGTGGCACTGGTGGCCGCCGCCCCGGACAACCCCGATATCGCCGTGCCGGTGGAGGCGGAGGCGAAGGCACCCACCGCGAGATAGGCACCCACCCCGGCACCGGAACCGGCGAGGGCACCGCCTGCCAGCGCGCCGACAGCGGCCGTCACGGCACGTTCACGCAGCCGCTGAAGCTCGAAGTCCACCTCGCCACCGACGCTTGGCATGTCGATCGCGGCCAGCTCGACCAGATCGACGCGCTTGAGACGCTGAAAAACGTCCCGGAAGGGGACGAGGGCTTCGTCGTAGAGCGTCTGCCGCGCCTTCCGCTGGGCGGCGTTCTCCGCGGCGGCCCGCTGATTCAGTTCCTCCTGGCACTCAAGCAGACGCTCATACCTCCGTCGGTTCGTCTTCGCGAGCCTGACGGCGTCGACTATTGCGATGGCCATGTTGCCCCCCCTGATCTCGGCTCGGAGATTTTAATGCCGTGACCGACAACTTTCGCCCTGTTGTAACGGCAGGGCCGTTTGGACGATGCGTTGGGCATCGCGCGGTCCGACGTGGGCCGTTCCGTGCCCCCGGCCCCCGGTGTCGGAGGGCCGGAGGACTGTCAGTGCCGGCCGATAGGTTCTTCCGTCATCGGCAGTCAGCGACCACGGCGAGCAGCCCGGAGTCGCGAGTGCGGACGAACCGGGCACCGACCGAATCCGTTCAGAAGCAGACACGAGATACCGAGGAACCTGCGATGCGTACCCTGATCAGCACTGCCTTCCTGTCGCTCGACGGCGTCATGGAGGCGCCGGGCGGCGAGCCCGGCTACCGGAACTCGGGGTGGACCTTCAAGGACATCGAGTTCCTGCTCGACGCGTACGAGATCAAGGGCCGGGAGCAGCAGGAAGCCACCGCGCTGCTGATGGGCCGGGTCAGCTACGAGGCGTTCAGCCCGGTGTGGCCAGACATGGAGGAGTTCGCCGACTACAAGGTGATGCCGAAGTACGTCGTCTCCACCACCCTCACCGAGGACGACCTGGTCTCGAACTGGGGCGAGACGACGATCCTGCGCTCTCTCGACGAGGTCACCGCGCTGAAGGAGACGGAGGGCGGACCGATCATCCTGCACGGCAGCGCCGCCCTGAACCACGCCCTCTCGGACGCCGGCTTGATCGACCGGTACCACCTGCTCGTCTTTCCGCTGCTGCTCGGCGCGGGCAAGCGGCTCTTCAGCGACACGGACAATGACACGCAGAAGCTGAAGCTCGTCGAGTACGAGGTCTACGCCAACGGCCTGCAGAAGAACGTCTTCGACGTCGTCCGCTGACGGGTTCCACTCGTCCAGCCGTCGTTGGTGCTGCGGCCGACGGTACGCACCGCGCGTGCTCACGGAGCGCCCGACTGCTCGATCGGATGAGGGGCCCCATTGCCGCACCTCTTGCGCTCCAGCACCACGATGGGGCAATTCAGCGCGTCAGCGATCTTGGCCAGGTTCGCGGGAGTGGCGTTGCGCCAGCCGGACTCGATCTCTCCCATGAGCTGTTCAGAGATCCCTATGAGACCGGCGAGTGCTCGTTTGGTCAGTCCCGCCCTCTCGCGCGCGTACGTGACGGCCTGCGGCTCTTGACAGAGGCGGGCCGGACGCCTTCGTTGACGCGCAGCAACCATCACCACTCCTGGGTCACGCCGCACCATGGTCGGCGCTTGTCCGTCGTTCGGAGGGAACCCACCCGTCTCCGTGCTCAACCGGTGGCCATGCCGACGCAGACCAGGGCGACCTGCACCAGCAGGGCCACCAGCGCCGTGCACCACCACCGTTCGTCCGGGGTCGGCTCCCGCATCCGGCATGCGGGCTGCTCCTCTGGCAGAGGTGCTTTGCGCATGGCCGCTCCCATGGTCAGGAACGCGCAGCACGCCGCCGTACCGGCGATGACGGCCAGGGTGCGTACGGTCCCGTCGGGCAGGTAGGTCAGTGCGGCCCAGAGGAACATGGCCGGGATGAGAGCGGACGCGGCACCCGCCCATAACCCCACCTGGGGGTGGTCGCGTGCGATGCGGCGCAGGTGGTATTCCGTGGTGTCGGCCGCTGAGGGACGTTCGTACGGATCACAGACCAGGCAGCGCGAAGCCTCGCCGCACTGCACGCACAGAGCCAGGACTGTGCCGCAGTCCTCGCACGGGTCTCCGACCTCCTGGCGCGGTGTGAGCCGACGCCATGCCTTTCGACCGTTCACACCGCCACGTCCCGTGCTCCGTCACCGGCGCACACGGCCCAGATGGGCCAGATGGGCCCGTTCTCGGCGCAGACGGCCCAGACGCATTTGCCCAGGCCGTCGCGGTCGCTGACGCCCCAGCACCCGCCCGTGAAGGCGTCCACCAGCGCCAGACCACGTCCGGCCTCCTCGTCCGGGGACAGCTGCCGAAGAGAGGGCTCCTCGTCGTTGGCGTCGTGGACCTCGATGCGCACCCCGCCCTCCACCCGCTCGAAACGCGTCAGGATCAGCCGCCCGCCCGGCCGGCCCGCGTGCCGCACCGCGTTCGTCACCAGCTCCGAGACGACCAGTTCCGCCGTATCCGCGAGATGAACCAGGTCCCATTCCCCAAGGTGCTGGGCCAACAGACACCGCGCCCTCCCTACCGAGAGGGCACTGTGTGGCCACGCCGTGACGACAACGGACGGACATGGTCCGACGCCGACCGCCGACGCTCCGTGCGTCGCGCACTCGGCGTCCTTCCTTACAGCCGCGACGGTCGGGCCTGTCTTCTTACCGAACACTGTTACCTGTGGCTTTCTCTGGCGAAGTGACCGTTGCGGCGGGGCAGGTCCGACATGCCTCCTGCTCCCGCAGGCTCGGTGTGGTGGTCCCGGCCCGGTTGGGCTCGGGGGTGCCCGGGTCCGCCCCTGGTGGCATGCGGAGCCGGGCGGTCCGTCCTGGTCGCCGACCGGGGATGTGCCAGCCCGGCCGACGGGCTTTCCTGGGGCTCGTGTGACCAGGGCGGGGGTTTGTGGACTGTCCGTCGTCGGCGGGCGCTGTCGTGCCCGACTCGGGCGGGGGCACTGCCACGGGCCGGACGGTCAGCGTGTAGCGACACCCCTCGTCAGGAACGACCACAGACAGGGCTGCACCCTCCTTGAGCTGGTCCCGTACGGCCCGGCACTCCTCGGTGAGCCCAACCCAAAACCGCAAACGGGCAGGGCAGTTGGGCAGGGGTGTGGAGTCGACGCGCATCCACGGCATGACCCATGCCGAACGGCCGGGGTCGGGGTCGAGCCGGTCCGCGATGTGCTCGGCGCTACTCCGTAACCACCGCAGCGCGAGTTTCGGCGAGATCGTCTGGAAGGTGCCGAGAACGTACGGGACCGTTTCGCGCGTCCCGTACACCTCGCCCTCCGCGAGCACTTCGCACCAGTAGCCCGCCGGTATCCCCGCGCCGGACCACTCGGGCTGCCCCGTGGCCGTTCGCGCGGGCGTCTTCATGTCCGGGCCTCCTTTGCGGTGTCATCTCTTGCGGCGGTCGTGCTCGCACTAGGCAACCGTCCGACCACGCACAGCGGTACCGTTGGGAAGAGGCCAGGGGTTAAGAGCGTTAAGCGGTCAGAGCGCGGGAGTTGGGGCCAGTGACGACACGACAACCGAACGCCGGACTTGAGCGGCTGTACCGCGAGAGCGGGTGGACCCTGCGACAGTTCGCCCAAGCGGTCAACCGCATCGGCACCGAACACGGCACCCCGCTGAAGTACCAACAGCCCTCAGTGCACCAGTGGTTGGGTGGCCACCTACCGAAAGAGTCCGTCCGACCGCTGATTCTGGAAGCACTCGCGCGCAGGCTGAACCGTCCCGTCACGCGGGACGAGGCGGGATTCCCTACGCTCCCACAACCGCATAGCCGGCCGACCACAGCAGAAGAATTGATCGACCTCGGGAGGCAAGACATGGACCCGTCCCGCCGTAAGCTCTTAGCTGCGGGC from the Streptomyces sp. AM 4-1-1 genome contains:
- a CDS encoding helix-turn-helix transcriptional regulator, producing MVAARQRRRPARLCQEPQAVTYARERAGLTKRALAGLIGISEQLMGEIESGWRNATPANLAKIADALNCPIVVLERKRCGNGAPHPIEQSGAP
- a CDS encoding dihydrofolate reductase family protein — its product is MRTLISTAFLSLDGVMEAPGGEPGYRNSGWTFKDIEFLLDAYEIKGREQQEATALLMGRVSYEAFSPVWPDMEEFADYKVMPKYVVSTTLTEDDLVSNWGETTILRSLDEVTALKETEGGPIILHGSAALNHALSDAGLIDRYHLLVFPLLLGAGKRLFSDTDNDTQKLKLVEYEVYANGLQKNVFDVVR
- a CDS encoding ATP-binding protein, which translates into the protein MAQHLGEWDLVHLADTAELVVSELVTNAVRHAGRPGGRLILTRFERVEGGVRIEVHDANDEEPSLRQLSPDEEAGRGLALVDAFTGGCWGVSDRDGLGKCVWAVCAENGPIWPIWAVCAGDGARDVAV